The Pempheris klunzingeri isolate RE-2024b chromosome 15, fPemKlu1.hap1, whole genome shotgun sequence genome contains the following window.
GTAATGACATCTTATCACAGGGCTTTCAATGGTTGTAGAGTAGTCTGGCCAAAAAAGGTCAAGGAAGCTGGTAGGCaggcagactcagcagacttcttGTGCACAAAagtggtgattttattttacagtgccTCGCCATTAAGTGCaacttaaaatacaaaatgatttACAATGAAACAATTCCAAAATTAAATTGTAgctattcaaaaaaaaaaaccttgtcaCACCATGCAGCACAGCCCTCACCTCTCTCTTGAGGCAGCCAAATCTCTCCTCCTTATATAGGCCGTTCAATTCACACCTTGCTCACTTCAGCTCTACCATTCTGCAGCATGGTGGCCTGTTCTGTACCCTGAATGCAAACATATCTGCAAATATCATCCTTGTACACACTACAAACTTCTAGGCGTTTCTAAATATTTCCCTGCAAGCTAAACAAGTGAAATCAATACTAGTTGATGCGTTTTAATaccaaaagaaacatttatcaaaaggaaaaaaaaacctccacttGGTCTGACCCAATGATGTCACTCTGAGTACTGGGCCTGCCTCCTCTCAACCACTACTCCCACATGGTGAGCTACAAAGGTAAGTATGAACAAAGGAGCAAACAATTGGACCACATTTGACCTGTAACTTAATAAAAGATAACTGAACTAATGACTGTTTTACTTTAATCCTTCCTGTGATGGATGTAAACTGTAACATAAtactaacacaaacaaacccaggATAGTATGTGCTTCAATGTTACGCTATGGCCTAGTTGGATTAAAGCAAAATCCACATAGGGAAAGCAGTATGTAGCATGAAAGTGCCCAGGGACAAgtggtgaggagaaatgagCGTTCTCACCCACTTTGTCACGCTGGTATTGATAAGTATTGCATATCAATATTATTGCGCTGATGTGGTGACACCCTGGAGAGAACTGTTCACATCCTGAGTAAAACCATCAAGTTATTCTAATTTATGTAATTTACCTCATGTATGTAACATGACTTCTAATGCAACTTGCATCATATATGTAATGTATACAACATAACTGCACGTGTGTCACAGAATAAACTTCGTTTCTGTACTTATTTTAATCTAAAACCATGATTTTTTTGCAAATGCTAACTTTACGGTACATACATAATGGATCTTATTCAAATATGTGGTTTTGAGTCACTGGAATTCATCCCGGTAGCGTTGTGGTGCAGTGGGTAGCACTGCttcctcacagcaagaaggttccacgTTCGGATCTGTTTGCAGTTTGGATATGGGGCctttcggggggggggggggggggggggggcagcttcctcccacagttaagtggtgactctaaattCTTATCTAttgccaccatgaggttcacgTGTGGTGAACTAAAGGAGGAATTGCCTTAAAATTCAGTGCACGTATTCATAGGATCCTGAACTTTTTAACCAACATTTGTCCAATAATGTGGCTTATGACACATTAGTCTGTACTTTTGTGCTGATTTGCAACtgtaagcatgctaacatgttaaactaagatggtgaacatgctAACCATTATACTATTAGCATGTTGGTCACTGTCACTGGGTTATATTTAACCACGCTTATTCAGACTTTACTATCTATATCCCCGGTAAACTACCATGTGGTGTAAAAAGTAGAAAAGGCCAGTCAGATTAATGCTAGTAGATTATTTCTGATCTCcagagctgctcctcctctgatAAAATCTTGTGTAGACTCAGGTTACAGCTGACCACATCTTCTGTAGTCAAAACATGACACTGTTTTCACGGAGGTCTGAATCACATCCTTTTCTGTGGAAACAGCTTGAGCAGAAATGCCTCCCTCTGAAAGTTAACCTTCATTGAAAAATCAGAGGCACAGGAGGAAGCTCAGAGtggggagagaaaacaggaaatgtttctTGAAGAGACTGTAGGAAGACACTGCAGGCTTTATTGATCCACTCTGAGTTTCACACTGACCATACATCCATAATGTGCACAACAGCCAGCACAGGAACTCGAGATCAGCCTTAGATCAGCATCATCTCATCCAAAGATCTGATTCTCTTTAATTCACAGAGGAGCATGAAATCCCTCAAGACCAGTGGCTGAAGAAATATTGAGATACACTcatgtaaaaatacatattaACAGCTAAACATACTCAGggtatcaaaaataaaaagtaaaattatatCTGATGCATCAATGAAAGTGAAACTTGTTTGCCGTTTTGTTCGGTGGCTCCCAATCACCAGGTCGGGCCATTTCCATCTGAAATGGAAttaatggagagaaagaggaagctcCTTACAACACAATATGCCATTTCTTTAACtggaatatacagtatattctatTTGTGGCAAATAGTTGTTTAAGTTCATAATTCTTCAATTTCTAGGGCCCAGTAATCCTGTGTGCTGATTGTGTGGAGCCTATGAGGATGTCAGTgacggagaaagagagagcaactGGAAGAAAGCAGAGGAAGATGACAGAGGCAGAGCTCAGCAGTGCAGACAGCCAGTGAATCAGTGAGCAGTGCCTCTGTGGATCCTGTCACCGGCACAGATCTGAGGGGAAAGTGGCACTGCACAGCTTCTGAAGCTGGTGGGAGTTTGCCACTAATACGATTCCTTTTTAAAACTCCCAAAGTGTGTCCTGCAGAGACTTAAGTACAAAGCAGAGATGTTTCCACAGCAACACAGTCTGAGACTCTCACTGGTCACTGTATGAGCCGGACTCATGGCTGTTTAAAGGTTATcgcagattttattttaatgtttttaaatctgtttttttttttttgtatgatttAGCTGTATTTATCAATGCTGACAGCAGCGCCATCAGGTGGTGTTAAAAGGTATCGCACACACTTATCCTACAGCATTATCTTGCTTCCTCTAGTTTTCCGTCTTTACAGGCGAGCGCATATGCTCCAGATGTTACACCGAGAACACATCTGTATTTATGCAAACTTTCACTTCAGAATGGATGCTTTTAGAGGGATATAGTCGATACTGAATCAGAATGTCTTTAACTGTGACCTCCAACCTCATCTGAAGGCAAACACTGAGACGACAAACTATTTTCATGAATTATTCTTGAGATTTCACACTTGTTACGTGTAGTTTGACCCCTGGATGGTTAATGAATTTACTGAGGAAAGAGTGCACATAAAGATAAACTatctaaatgtaaaaatagatcTAAGGTGTTCAGAGCACATTGAATGTAGTTGTTTGTTGTTATATTGTTCCACAttattttaattgcattttactcatttttatactatttcaaatttcattttacCTGTTTGTAGTTGTATTCTATTTAATTTCTAGTCTCTCCTGTTAAGTACATTCTACTGCATGTTCTGAACTGTGCTTGGCCAACACAGATATTATGTTAAATGAATATTAGTTAACTAATACTTGTTGGTCAACTAATGATGTggacttttctttgtttttcagctcaaaCCATGCTAATCTGCATTTGTCTGCAAAAGCTCTCAAATGTTTCTATTGGAAGTACAGTACAGAAATGTTCAACGGTCGCTACGTGCTGAAGTTTGGCCTGTTTGCCAAATAGCCAATCAGGAAGGTGGATAAATGGTCATCTCAGTCTATTTTATAAGATTTACGAGGGGCCTTGAACGCAGCACGAGCCTCGGAGCTCTCGCCTCGCATCCTTTTGTGTCTGCTGTCCAATCAGCGCGCAGATGCGGTTTGCCGCCTTCTCATTGGTCGCGAAGGAGGAAGATGCGACGGCCATGGAGAAGAGACTGGGGACTTTTCAGAGCATCCCGCTGATGTGATTCCTTTTGTCACATTATTTCCACGCATCGACTCGTCGCGGTATGTAGTGTGTGAGCCTCGGACTGTTGGCCACCGGACGCCGCTCGCTGTCGCTGGTTTCCCGGTCgtgctttgtttgtttagtcGGGccgtgtgatgtgatgtgatgtcgGGCCCGACGCGCTGCTTTGTAGGTGAAGTCACTCCCTAGAAATGTAGCTGGGGGTTACACCATTGACGGAGCTATCACTGAAGGTAAGGGCACGCTGAGACGGGGCTTTAACACCGTAATGTCACCTCATGAGCTGGTCTAGAAACCTAATGTGACCTGCGGTCCCGGTTTATGGCTCATACTTGTCTTGAGGGGGGGGCCTAACAGTAGACGGTGCTGCCTGGGTTAGCATGGGGCCATTCAATGTACAGCTGGTAAAATGGAGCTGAAGCAGAGCAGATCTGAGACATGATAGTAACCCAGTGTTTGTAATAGTGTGCTAGAATAAAACTATTATCATTATGAGatgttgtgaaaatgaaaaatgtagttCTAAAACCTGCCTCCTTGTTTATGGACAATATTTGACAACTCACTGGGACTTTCAAGCAACTTTACTGTTTAATCCGTTTCAGTCATTCACTCTCAATTTGGTGAGTTAGAAATAACAAATACATTGTCACACTCCCTGTCCctctggaggtgtgtgtgttgagatAAAGTCACAGCTTTCTCTCTCCGCAGGTGTTGCTGTGTGGACGATGCTCGAGCGATGTCTGATGTTGAGGCCACGTACGCAGACTTCATCGCCTCTGGCAGGACGGGACGCAGGAACGCCATGCACGACATCCTGCAGAGTCCCACCGACCCCGAGGGACGAGAGCTGCCCCTCACCCTCTCGCTGTCCCAGCTGCACATCAACGCCGGAGGGGGAGGTAAACTACTGCGCTGCATCGTAGTGCAGCGGATTCTTTAGGGGCTCATTTCATGCGTCTGTCATCACCggaaagtgggaaaaaaatttAGCCTCTTAGTCTAAATCCACTTCTTTGAGGTGTTGGAGCAATGTGTGAAGAGAGGGGGGGTTCAAGCTAAAACAGGGTGTAAAGTCGTTCTTTAAGCTTTTAAAAATCAGAATCTGAAACAGTCtaaggcaggggtgtccaaacttttttcactgagggccacatacagaaaaacatacaaagggctgggccactcactagaagtgagctatgttgctgactttaatccactagaggtgatgtatatcgcctcacctctagtagattaaagttggcaaaatcaatcaaatgtaggtaaattctgcttgataactgaatatgattcaagaaaaaaacagcctttccattagtgggctttcatttattagttgtggtccaagctgctctttgccttgtaggctcttgttcagtgtgttcaggtgatcagtgagatccactaaaaatgccaaccagagagggtcactgagctcatgaagaggtccttctctcttcaaaactggtccatttctgatctcagggaataaaaccgctgcagcacagagccacgacttagccagcgcacatgagaatggtaaagcagcccccccccccccccccccccaacaccagcatcagcatcagagagggaagcttgaaatagtctgtacTGGAGCCCTGGTGcttgaattaacagccttacctcgactttcttgcccctcggcggacaccgtagaggtcattcctttgcgctcacctgtcccagctggagctccatccgtcgtacctccacacagctcgtcccatttaagtcccatcatgccaactgcacctggcacagcttcaaaaacatcctcccccgtcgtggtgctctttagactgctaacatcaagcagctcctccataatgcaaaagtgatcttcattagttatcagctgtgctctcatctcacaccgcgtctgaaactttcttcactcacttgctctcttacgtttccttaattctgccattttgggtcacctgtagcacatttcttcttctattactctttttatagagaagctgcctcattCAAGACtgttactccacctagtggtgagactaagaagtacaatacagtccagcgcaagttccatgtgtgggccgtattacaatacatttttagaattttgtgcgggccaatgaaaattggaccacgggctgcagttggcccgcgggccgtagtttggacacccctggtctaagCTAACACTCTTTTCCTGGCTGTACACCACTCATCAGCGACCTGTGTCATCCACACATCATCAGCACTGGCTTTTTAGCTCAGTACACCAGGACGACCTGCACAACTCTTACAGAAAGATTTTTATCCTCGTCTCTTCTTGTGCAGTGATCTTCTATCGGTCTAATTTTATGCGACCTTGTTGCGAATGGCTTCCCGGAGAGCTGGGAAAAAGCGCGTCCGTCACTATAATGAGAGCGTAGAGCCGCACTAGCAGCTGcgtgatgctgatgctgagtGCCAACACGAGGAAGCACGCTCACAATATGTTATTAGCTATTAGCTAACTGCCACTAGAGAAGTACAGCTGAGGCAGCTTGTTGGTACCTCCAAGGTCACGTCTGGTGACAAGGGGGCTTTGCTTTTAGAGCCCCCACACTGTGGAAGTCTCTGCCCACTGAGCTCAGGCACAGCAagacatttttctatttattttatcatttcttttagTGTTTATACGTCCTATGTGTTTATGTCCTTTGgttttattctaatttttcttttttctacagCATTTTGTAACATTGTTAAGAAAAGTGCTGTATGAATAAAGtttgttattattgtaaatGAACTTTTACATCTGATTGtagcactagatgaaaagtcagtggTTCACCAAAGTTAATAGAATTAATCTTCTAGGAAGTGTGAATATGCATGACATTTTCACACCGTTGCATCAAATAGTCGGGATATTTCATTCTGAACCACTAGTGTGGACCTATCTGTGGCGCCGGAGGAAACGCCAGGGGATCACATTTCTTGGCAATCGATGaaatagctgttgagatatgGTCACACAGGAGGCCCACCCCACAGGTTAGGGATGACCTGAGCTCAGGGGTGCAGGGCTCCTATGACGCCGCTATAATCCCATTAATATTCACGTCCCGTAAACGTGAAGCTTTCTCCGCTTTCTTCCCCAGATGGCGACGACACTGAGGACAGCCagagctcctcttcctcctcggcccacagggaggcagagcagaggaacAGCTAATCTGCCGCACACCCTTGCCGGTGGACAGAGAGTTGCAAGGTGGAATCCGGCCGCCATGTTTGTCCAAAGCGGGCTGGTAGCCGGCGGGTAGCGACGCCACTGCTGAGGTGCCTGAAAACGGGGCACTGACCCCCAAAATCCACTGTAGAGGTGCTGTGCTGCAACGTGATCACCCGGTGCTCTCATGTCCCTGTGGCTCTGCTGTGCACTAGAATAACAGACTGTTTTGGCAGGGGCGTCTGTCAGAGCTGGTGTaagcagagagacacatttGTAGCTCTTGTACAGCTGATTTTACTTTCAGTCTTAGTTACTAAACACGCACGCTGGTTGACTGgaatcaaaaaagaaaatagaccGAGATCTTATGTGAGTTTTATAGTCGTGAGACCACTGAGACGTGCTGATGTAATGGGTCACAGTGGGAGTAGCATGTTTGTAGTGAGGCTAATAGAGATTACATTGCCAGTTAATGGCTCGTGCTTCCTTTATATTGACAATACTGTAGAGGGAAATGGACTGCTCATCTGTAGTAGAGCTGGAAAAGACCATGATCAAAAAACACTGGGGTTTGGTTTCTTTATCTGTTGAAAGCtgattgtgttgtgtttgatggACAAACTCCAGCCACGTGCTGAGTGTGAAGCTGGTGTTTCCTGTAGAGAGCAGCAGACTGTAGCAGAGCACCGCTTAATAATACAGTGAGTACGGAGGAAATGTTGTAATGGCtcagtggttaaaaaaaaaacaaacaaaaaaaaaacgatgatgGTGTActatcttttaaaatgtttatactttagtttttttacttttctaatGACGCCACCATAATTACAACCTTAAAGGAGTAGTCCGGCATTTTGACAAACGCAGCGTTCTCTTTCTCGCCGAGAGTTGGACGAGAGGATTGACTCCGCTAAGTGTGCAGCTAGAGTCGAGCAGAGGGTTTGCGTAGCTTCGGATGAAAAGTGGAATCAAGGGGGCAGCTAGCCAGGCTCTCTCTGGAGGGAACAGAGTCTGCCTAGCAACACCTCCGAAGCACTAATTTACATCTTATACTTTTTAATTCGTCATAGCCGTTTTTACGGGGGGGGTCACGTGCCAAACTATTTCTCGGCTGGGACcagttgctaggcaaccagcagagtaGTAAGGAAATGATTGGTCTTAACACTGATTAAAATTAGTTTTGATGTGTTAGCTATTAAACATAAtagagctttagaggtgctgatatGCAGATtctgttacctttggacaggtGTGGCATCAAAGCGTCTTTTGATTCctcctgacctttgacctgttaCCTAGCAGTTGTTGTAGGTTTCCCCGGATTCCTGGTGAGTTTTGATTTAGGACCAACCATAGATAAACTAGTCAGTGAAGCTACGCTAACAGACTGCTGGCTGCAGCCACACATTTAGAGTgtccatcttctcatctaactctcagcagtaaagtgaataagtgtatttcccaaaatgtggaactgtTCCTTAAATGTAGATATGCAATACTCAGTGGAGCTTCCAGTGTGACATGTTCGTGTTAAAGTTTCTATCTCTTGACATCGAGGCTGAACCGCATTCCTGCTTCTTTGTGTAAATACACGTTATGGGATGCATCCCACGATCATCATCCACAACAACGACCATGCATGCACCGTTAAGACTGTGTACTTGGTTATTTTCTCCCCCCCCACTATAATCTCGCTGTAATACTGCAACTTAACTTGTGTCACATTGTTATTCATGCCTCTGATAATAAGGCAAATATATCTCTGTTTTATAATCCTCATTCAGTCAGGTTTTCAAGTTGTAAACTGCCATGTGACTGTGTGGTGACTCACATCCGCTTCAATAACACTGAAAACCCAGCTGTTCATAACTCAGCATGTAGAAATATGGTAGGTGCATGGCTCTGCTAAATGTGTAGGTGTTTATCGACTGCCTATAACCATATTTTCTACCCTGTgtgtcaaaacaaaataaaaaactgacagcagtaaaaacTGAAGTATTTTGTCTGGTACTTCTGCCCTTTGGCCATGAGGTAGCGCTGTGGGAGAACTTATAAAAGCTGACA
Protein-coding sequences here:
- the pkia gene encoding cAMP-dependent protein kinase inhibitor alpha, with product MSDVEATYADFIASGRTGRRNAMHDILQSPTDPEGRELPLTLSLSQLHINAGGGDGDDTEDSQSSSSSSAHREAEQRNS